CAGTATCTTACGGGGCTTAAAATGGATATATCATTCCTTGAGGATCTCGTTAACGATAACAGTGAACTCTCAAATAAAGAGCAGCTCCTGGATAAAATTGCATCAGCTTCCAGCCTGATTGATACAACGGTTAAATCAGTCCGCAAAATTGCAAGCGAACTAAGGCCTGTTATCCTGGACAGCATGGGGCTTGAAGCGGCCATAGAGTGGCTGGCCGATGACTTCCGGGCAAGAAGCGGAATTCCTTGCGAATGCTTCCTGACAGTCCCCGAAATCAAGCTCGGGCGCGATAAGTCGACTGCGGTATTCCGCATACTTCAGGAATCTCTTACAAACATAATGCGCCATGCAAATGCTACCAGGGTAACTGTATCTTTTATTGAGGAAGGATCAAACTATCTGATGGAAATAAAGGACAACGGTAAGGGTATTACCGAAGAGGACTTTAAAAAAGCTAAATCCTTTGGCCTGCTCGGTATGAAGGAACGCGCCTATCTCTTCGGCGGCACAACTGAATTTGAAAGTAAACCCGGAAAGGGGACAACTGTAAGCGTTCAGATACCCTTCAAATAAAATAATGTTCAATAAAGCGGAACTGCATTCATGATAAAACTTTTAATTGCCGATGACCATCCTGTAGTAAGAGAGGGATTAAAACAGATCGTCTCCCAGTCTAAGGATATTAACGTTGCCGGCGAGGCCCTGGACGGCAACGAGGTCCTTGAAAAGGTATCAGCCGAGGACTGGGACGTTGTAATGCTCGACTTTGAAATGCCCGGCCGAGACGGTTTCGATGTACTCAGGGAAATTCAGAGGATCAAGCCGGGGCTCCCGGTCCTCATGCTGAGCGTTCATCCCGAGGATCAGCTTGCCGTAAGGGCCCTTAAAATGGGAGCTGCGGGCTATATGAATAAGGTTGCGGCTCCAAAAGAACTGGTAAATGCCGTAAAAAAGATTTATGAAGGTGGCAAATACGTAAGCGCGGCACTTGCTGAAAAACTTGTGCGCGACCTGTCATCAAAATCTGATGATGAACCGCATAACCTGCTTTCCGACAGGGAATTCCAGACACTGCGTTTAATTGTATCAGGTAAGGATGTAGAGGAAATTGCAGATGAAATGTTTATCAGCGTAAAAACTGTCCGCACGTACCGCGACAGGATACTAGAAAAACTAAAACTTAAAAATAACGTGGAACTTACACATTACGCCTTAAAACATAAATTGCTGGATTAAAGGTAAAGACCTGCTCTTTACCTTTAAGAACGCTTTCCCATACCAACTCATCCAATTAAGGGAATAACTCCTATAGTCCCTGGACTACAAAATTATCCGCAAATTGCCAATTTTTACCCTTGCCCGCTCTCTGTAAATTTACTGGTGTAAGAAAAGAATTTACAGCTTTAAGGAACTTAAATGGATAAAATTAAGGCCGCTATTGCAGACGATTCAGAACTGATAAGACATCGCCTGGCGCAGAAACTGAAAAGAATTCCTGAAATTGAACTTGCCTGGCAGACAGGCGACGGCAGAGCGGCAGTCGAATGGTTTATGAGGAAAAGACCCGATATAATGATACTTGACGTGCAAATGCCTTCAATGACCGGGCTTGAGATTCTGCAGAATCTCAAGCCCGGCAAATCGGGTGAAACCGTTTTTATTGTACTTACAAATTACCCTGTTGAAGTGGTTAAAAGGAAGTGCCTTGAGGCTGGTGCAGATTACTTTTTCGATAAAACTACTGAATTTGAAAAGATCTTTGAAGTTATCAGATCGGTAAGCCAAAACAGGGCTGCTGAAAAATAATTCATGGGAAACAGGTAAAATGAGGGAAATTAAAATGAAGGCTATAACATATTCATTAAGAAACGGTGAGGAAAACTCTGATAAATATTATTCAGATATTGAACGTTTTACCGACAGCATTCTTCTGGAAGCCGAAAGGCAGTTTTTGCCCGTTGTAAAATCATATATGAAGTACCTCGAGAATAGCCGCATGGAAAAGCTCCGCTCAGTAAACGAGTATATGTATGAATTTCTTTCTCTCGGAGTATACTGGAGAACTTATGGCAGCGGGGCACAAAAGTTAAATCCTTTTGTGGGGCATTTGCTTGTTGGACTCTTTAACCTGCGCAGAAAATACAGGAGAGCCAAAAAATATATAGATTCTCTAAGAGGCGTCTTATTCACATTATTCCTCGTTCCGGAAGAAAGTTCTTTACCGCAGATTGACCTTTCAAAGCTGGAGAAACTACTGCTCTGGCTGGAGGCTACCGGGGAATTTAAAGAGGAAGTAAAGCGTTTCAAAATGTGGAAGGAGTATTTTGATTCCTCTGAAGAAGAAACAATAAATTATATGAAAGAAAATGCTGCCTTTGCAGATTGGTTTGAACTTAAAAGCGAAATAATGCTGGGATGCTACACTGGCAATGTTAAAAGTTTCCAGCAGAATCAGCTGGAAGGCCACAAATGGACTGAAGATTACATTTTCTGCCGCAGAAAAAAAGTTGAATATCACCTTGGAATGTTCGGCGCAGAGATCATGAACAGGGCCTTTCTAACCTGTTTCAGGAAGACGTCCGGTAAATCCGTCCTTCTGCCTGCCTGCATGAGGCTGCATAACGATGAAAAATGCAGGGCAAAGAAAAAATCGCTGGACCTTATCTGCACCGCCTGCAGTAAGGATTGCAGAATTAACCAGTATTCCAGACTGGGGAAAAAGTACGGCTTTGAAGTCCATATTATACCTCATTCATCAGACTTCACTTCATGGCTTAAAACGTGGGGCATGAATAAAAATACCGGTGTTGTTGGGGTAGCCTGCATATTGAACTTAATTACCGGCGGGCTTGAAATGAAGGGCCTTGATATTGCAGCTCAATGCGTGCTATTGGACTATTGCGGATGCAGGAACCACTGGCATAAAGAAGGGATAGAAACGGATATAAACGCCGACGAGCTTTTAAGAGTGCTTGAAATAGAAAAAGAAGAGCTTGCCCTCGCTGTCTGATGCCCACATGGGCTTCCGGCACAAGCGAGCGGCTTAAGTCAAATGTGGGGCCTGGCAGGCTCCTTGACAGTTCAAAATATTTTGTCATTGCTGTCGATGCCTTTTGTAACGGCGTCTCCTCTTCGCCTTCAAACAGCATCTCCAGCCTGGGATGTGGATCCCAGACGGTAAACAAAGCTGTTGCAGACTTTCTTGAGCAGTAGCAAGAGCAGAAAGGCAGTTTACAAAGTGAAGCAAGCAGTAGTGTTTGTGCTTATGAAATGGCATTCTAAAATTTGCCTGTCAAGGGCCATTGCACCTGGCAGGCAAATTCAACTTATATGAGGTTTGAAATTTTAATGGTGCACCAGCTCGTGCAGAATTCCCATCTGGCGCATAATTGTGGTAAGATCGGTATACGACTTCCAGCTTATTATCTTCCCATCCTGAATGGTAATTAAGTCACAGCATTTGAGATTAATATTCTTTCCGCTGGCAGGAAATTCTCCAAACTCGGGGAAAGGATATTTCCCGTCATTTTTTCCCTTTAATGCATATTCAACCGCTACTGTATCCTCGCAGCTTACAATTTTAGTAATGTCATATTTTACATCGGAAGAAATGCTCATTCGGAACTGCAGAAACTGTCTGAATCCTTCCGGGCCCTTGAAGATATTTTCTCTCGGGACAATAGTGGTTTGGGCGTCCTTGTCAAAGAACTTCATGGTGCCTTCGAAATCCTGGCGGTTAATCTTGTCGAAAATACCGCTGATCATTTCCTTGTTTTCCTGGGCCGTCATACTGCCTCCTTCAAAATGGTGAATAGTAACACTGATTTAATGCCCTGATGAAGCACAGGCTTAAACTAAAAGCTGCCTCATTACGGCACAGTCAATAAATTTAATTACCGGAAACTTGGAAATGCCATTATTTATCCATGGGGTAATGATTTGATTTGAATACAGGTGAGGGAACTTTTTTCAGAGGCTGCTGCTGTGAATTATCTCAGCCCCAAGCTGTCTTATTTCATTCATCTTTTCTTCTGATTCATTAAAGTCTATGGGCATTGAGGCGTCTTCAATAACTGCAATATTGAAACCTTCCCTGAGTGCATCTTTAACTGAATAATAAACGCAGTAGTCCC
This genomic stretch from Ignavibacteria bacterium harbors:
- a CDS encoding response regulator transcription factor, producing MIKLLIADDHPVVREGLKQIVSQSKDINVAGEALDGNEVLEKVSAEDWDVVMLDFEMPGRDGFDVLREIQRIKPGLPVLMLSVHPEDQLAVRALKMGAAGYMNKVAAPKELVNAVKKIYEGGKYVSAALAEKLVRDLSSKSDDEPHNLLSDREFQTLRLIVSGKDVEEIADEMFISVKTVRTYRDRILEKLKLKNNVELTHYALKHKLLD
- a CDS encoding response regulator, whose translation is MDKIKAAIADDSELIRHRLAQKLKRIPEIELAWQTGDGRAAVEWFMRKRPDIMILDVQMPSMTGLEILQNLKPGKSGETVFIVLTNYPVEVVKRKCLEAGADYFFDKTTEFEKIFEVIRSVSQNRAAEK
- a CDS encoding DUF116 domain-containing protein, whose product is MKAITYSLRNGEENSDKYYSDIERFTDSILLEAERQFLPVVKSYMKYLENSRMEKLRSVNEYMYEFLSLGVYWRTYGSGAQKLNPFVGHLLVGLFNLRRKYRRAKKYIDSLRGVLFTLFLVPEESSLPQIDLSKLEKLLLWLEATGEFKEEVKRFKMWKEYFDSSEEETINYMKENAAFADWFELKSEIMLGCYTGNVKSFQQNQLEGHKWTEDYIFCRRKKVEYHLGMFGAEIMNRAFLTCFRKTSGKSVLLPACMRLHNDEKCRAKKKSLDLICTACSKDCRINQYSRLGKKYGFEVHIIPHSSDFTSWLKTWGMNKNTGVVGVACILNLITGGLEMKGLDIAAQCVLLDYCGCRNHWHKEGIETDINADELLRVLEIEKEELALAV
- a CDS encoding ester cyclase — translated: MTAQENKEMISGIFDKINRQDFEGTMKFFDKDAQTTIVPRENIFKGPEGFRQFLQFRMSISSDVKYDITKIVSCEDTVAVEYALKGKNDGKYPFPEFGEFPASGKNINLKCCDLITIQDGKIISWKSYTDLTTIMRQMGILHELVHH